From Candidatus Tanganyikabacteria bacterium:
CGATGCGCCCGGCGCCGGAGAGCCCCGCCCGCCAGGTCGTCTCGTCCGGCGTATCGCCGCGCGCGGCCGCCAGGGCGACGTTGATCCACCCGGCCGCCAGCACGACGATGGCCACGAGCAAGCCGGCGGCGACCACCAGCAGTTGCGGCGTGGGCCTGGGGAACGCCTGAAGAGTGGATACCAGCGCGCCGGCGCCGTCGCCGACCAGGACGCGGAGGAGGCGGATGGTGGCTATCTGCGCCGGCATCGCCAGGCCGATCAGCATCCCGGTGAGCGCCACCAGGAGCGCGACGCCGGCCTCCGAACCCGGCGGGGCGACCAGTTCGCCACCGCGCCGCAGCAGCAACTGGATCGCCGTCCTCAAGGGGCTCACGAGACTGGCCCGCTTCCATGTTGACCCGAGCCCGGCTTACGTCCGCGACCGCGGGCCTCACGTACGCTCCGAGTACGCTGCGGCCCGCGGTCTGTGGGCGCACACGGGCTCGGGCCAACCTGAAAGCGGTCTATAGTCTGGGCCTCAGCAGCGGGAAGAGGATCACGTCGCGGATGGATGGCGCGTCGGCCAGGAGCATGACCAGGCGGTCGATGCCTATTCCCAGGCCGCCGGTAGGCGGCATGCCCTGCTCGAGAGCGGCCAGGAAGTCTTCGTCCAGCGGATGGGCTTCCTCGTCTCCGAGTTCGCGCGCTCGCAGTTGCGCCATGAACCGCTCGCGCTGATCGAGCGGATCGTTGAGCTCCGAGAAGGCGTTGGCCAGTTCGCGCCCGAGCACGAAGAGTTCGAAGCGCTCGACGTACCCCGCGGCCGAGCGGTGCTTCTTGGCCAGCGGCGAATTCTCCACCGGGAAGTCGGTGATGAACACCGGGCCCGTGAGCTCCGAGTCGTGGGTATCGAAGACGGCCGCCAGCAGGGCGCCGCGGGTCGGCTCCTTCGGGATGGCCGTGCCGGCCGCCTGGAGGTAGGCGATGGCTTCGGCGTCCGACATCCGGTCCCAGTCGAGATTGCGATCCGCCAGGAAGCTCCGCACCTGCTCGGCCATCGTGCGCCGGGGCCACGGCGGGGTCAGGTCCAGGACCTGGTCTTCCTTGGCGCCGCACTTGATCTGCAGGCTGCCGCACACCGTCTGCGCGACATGGCAGAGCAGCCGTTCGGTCAGGTCCATGATGTCGCCATAGTCCGCGTACGCCTGGTACAGCTCCAGCATCGTGAACTCGGGGTTGTGGCGCGTCGAGATGCCCTCGTTGCGGAAGTTGCGGCCGATTTCGTAGACGCGCTCGAAGCCGCCCACGATGAGCCGCTTGAGATAGAGCTCCAGCGAGATCCGCAGGTGCAGGTGGAGATCCAGGGCGTTGTGGTGGGTGTGGAACGGCCGGGCCGTGGCGCCGCCCGGGATCGACTGGAGAACGGGGGTCTCGACCTCGAGGAAGCCCGCCGCGTCGAGGAAGCGCCGGATCTCCGCCACGACTCGCGACCGCTTCACGAAGGTATCCTTGACTTCCGGATTGGCGAGCAGATCGAGGTAGCGCTGCCGGTACCGCGTCTCC
This genomic window contains:
- the lysS gene encoding lysine--tRNA ligase, whose protein sequence is MESPVVTTISRSEQEQIRQAKLAAMREAGVDPYPYRFARTHMAAELQARYADLAAGTETEDQVSVAGRVVSKRDSGKLTFIDVVDGSEAKIQLFCDLKGLGEEGHRRIAEWVDLGDFIGAEGIVRRTRRGELSIWPRSWTMLSKALRPLPEKWHGLTDVETRYRQRYLDLLANPEVKDTFVKRSRVVAEIRRFLDAAGFLEVETPVLQSIPGGATARPFHTHHNALDLHLHLRISLELYLKRLIVGGFERVYEIGRNFRNEGISTRHNPEFTMLELYQAYADYGDIMDLTERLLCHVAQTVCGSLQIKCGAKEDQVLDLTPPWPRRTMAEQVRSFLADRNLDWDRMSDAEAIAYLQAAGTAIPKEPTRGALLAAVFDTHDSELTGPVFITDFPVENSPLAKKHRSAAGYVERFELFVLGRELANAFSELNDPLDQRERFMAQLRARELGDEEAHPLDEDFLAALEQGMPPTGGLGIGIDRLVMLLADAPSIRDVILFPLLRPRL